One Thermofilaceae archaeon genomic window, CGTTGCCGTCGGTCACAGCGTAATACAGGAGCTCACCCCTTGGAGCTTCAACTCTGGCTACGGACTCGCCCCTGGGAACCACCCTTAGCACCCTGTGCGGCGGGATTTTCGGCCTTGGATCGCCCGGAGGTAGAGTATCGAGGGCCGCCTCGAGGATGTTGGCGGACTCCAGTATCTCGGCTACGCGAACCTCAGCTCTAGCGAGCGAGTCGCACCCGCTGCTCGTCACCACGGAGAAGGAACCCTTCAGCTGCTCGTAAGCTGCGTAGGGGTCATCGACGCGAACGTCGCTCTTCACGCCGGAGGCCCGGGCAGTCGGACCAACAGCGCCGCACCTAACCGCGTCGTTGCGGCTAAGAACTCCCACGTCCTGAAGCCTCGCTTCAACGGTCTTGTCGTGAATCACGTCGAAGAGGTACTCAGCGGCCTTCCTGGACTCCTTGATGGCGCTCCTTATCATGGCTGCCGCCTTCTCGCTCACGTCGCACCGCGCACCCCCTATCGCGTTCGCAGCCTTCATGACTCTACCTCCCGTTAACGCCTCCATCGCATCCATCGCAGCCTCCCTGATCCTCCACGCGTACATGAAGAGGGCCAGGAAGCCGAGCTGGTAGCCCAGCACGCCCAGCCATAGGAGGTGGTTCTGGATCCTCTCGAGCTCCGCGAGTATCGTGCGGATGTAGAGGGCCCTCTCGGGGGGCTCAATGCCCGCTATGCTCTCCACCGATTGGACGTAGCAGAGAGGGTGCGCGTGGGAGCAGATACCGCAGATCCTTTCAGTTAGATGCAGCACCTGCACGAGGTTCCTCCTCTCCGCCAGCACCTCGATGGCTCTGTACACGTACCCAAACCTGAATTCGGCGCCCACGACCTCCTCCCCCTCGACGAAGAGAACCAGGTTCACCGGTTCCTTCGTCGCAGGGTGGAGCAGCCCGAAGGGTATGATTGCCGCCCTCCTCTCGACCTCCATCAACCCTCACCCAGCTTTTCGGCGGCTTCCATCAACCCCTTTAGGATGGCCTCTGGCCTCGGCGGGCACCCACCGACGTAGACGTCCACCGGAATCAGCTTATCGACGGGCCCCTCGAACACC contains:
- a CDS encoding nickel-dependent hydrogenase large subunit, coding for MEVERRAAIIPFGLLHPATKEPVNLVLFVEGEEVVGAEFRFGYVYRAIEVLAERRNLVQVLHLTERICGICSHAHPLCYVQSVESIAGIEPPERALYIRTILAELERIQNHLLWLGVLGYQLGFLALFMYAWRIREAAMDAMEALTGGRVMKAANAIGGARCDVSEKAAAMIRSAIKESRKAAEYLFDVIHDKTVEARLQDVGVLSRNDAVRCGAVGPTARASGVKSDVRVDDPYAAYEQLKGSFSVVTSSGCDSLARAEVRVAEILESANILEAALDTLPPGDPRPKIPPHRVLRVVPRGESVARVEAPRGELLYYAVTDGNGFLSRLKIRTPTLANLVALAEMLKGAELADVPAIYASIDPCIACTERALVVDVRSGVKREIELSGGGFACSP